The Puniceicoccus vermicola sequence GCGAATTCGGTGTATTGGTGGACGGCGAAAATGTCGCTGAAGTTTACCCGTTTCCAGTTGGTGTCCAGATCCGGTTTAAGGGTTATTTCGCGGACGGTCTCGACCGTGACCATTTGGCGAGATCCGTCGTCGTTGTAGGCGGGTTTACCGTCTTTGTCGACGGCTTGTACGGTCGAGCTCTGCAGCCGGGTGGTCTCTAGATTGTGGGCGTCGGCGCGGTCGACCTTGTGAAAGCTCACCCAGTAATCACTCGGGGCTCCACGCGCTTCGCTTAAAGTACTGGCTCGGTCCCGTCCGTTGTATCCTCGGTAGTAATTGTTGTATGTGCTGTAGGGGTCGAGCGCGTCGTCGGGATTGCTACGATCTTCTTGGGGCAGCGGCATGCGCTCGTAGAGCCGGACGGCTTCGGAGGGCAGAGGTTCGCCGACAGAGGTCGTGCTCCCGTCCTCAGAGTAGTGCACCTTGATGATCAGGCCGGCTTTGTAGGCGAACTTTTCCTTTTCTCCGAGCCCCTTGTGGACCGGGTTTTGCAATCCGGCCGAATTCGTTGGGGTGGTGATGTTGGGCTCGATGAGCGCGTAGGCGTAATTGAGATCGTCGTCGATGATGGAGGGAGTGGAAGGATCGTCGCGAACGTAGTCGTCGTAGCCGATGGGATTGAGGACGGGGACTTCGTGGGAGGCGTCCTGGAGATTTCCATTCCAGCGGTTCATCGCGAAATCCGCCCAATTGGTGTAGCCTTCAGGTTTGAAATAGGAGGTCGGGGACTGGCTGTCCCAATAACTGGAAAGACTGGTGCGGCTGCCGGATCCACGATAGGGGGTCGCTTTGCCTCCGACACCGTCGTTGATATAAACTTTGCCGTTTTGGTTGACTTGGTTCGAACGTCCTTCGTGCAGCATGTAACCGTACCGCATGTCGCCAGTGGCAGTCACATTGCTGGTAAAAGTGAGGTCATTGGTCGCCTCCAGCCAGATGTCTCCGTTGGCGTGGACGGGACCGTTCATCGTCATCGAGGGACCCGGGTGAAATTCGAGATCCATGTTGTAGAAAACCGCGTGGGAGAAGAGAGGGGCGTCCCGCACCTGTAGAGTCAAGCGGGCGTAGGCGGTAATATCGTCGGATAGCAGGGGATCATCCACGGTGGCTTTGGAGAGGATGTCGACGCTTTGGACGGTCACGAGTTTTCCCTTATGGGGGTCATCGGAGAAGGAAGGATCATCGGGATGGATGTAGAAGCGGCCACGGCTGACCGATCCTCCGGCCAAATCAAAATCATAGCGGGACGAGGGGAAATAGTTGGGCAACTCGTTTCGGTAAGCATCTTCCTCGTCGAGAGGATTTTTTTTCAGGTCGTCGGCAGGGACGCTCGATTGGGATTCCCACCGGTAGGCGAGGATTCCAGCCCCGAGTTCTGTTGCCGCTTCAGCGGCGTTGCGGGCATCGAGAAGAACGAAGTGGCGGAGGTTGATTCGTTGGTCCGCTAACCCCCATTTCATCAGGCTTCCGACGATCGCAGAAATGATCGTCGTGACGATGATCACGGTGATGAGTGCTCCTCCAGACCGAGGAGAATGGAGACGCTCGAGGATGGAGTGACAGCGGGAGGGGAGTTGGGGTTTCACATTCATCGGCGGGTAGAGATGGTGAAATTATAGGTGTCGGTGACTCGTTTGGCATCGACGCCGTGGATGATCTTGCCGTTCACCATGATCGTCGACTTGCCAAAGTTGTAGAAGAGGCGCTTGTCCGCGAGACCTTCGGACATTTCGACCACCTCTCGGTTGTTGCCGATGGTTGCTTCGGGATAAAGTTCCTCGAGAATTTTTTCCAGTGTCGGAGGATTTAGTGGGTCAATCGGGCTGAGCAGGGGGGCGCCAGAGGCGTGATAGTTGAAATCCTGATCCGTATCGAAACTGCGGACCGGTCCTTCGCTGGTTGGGTCGTTGGGGTCCATCGGGGCGCGATAATATCCCGTGATTCGCATGATGGGGATCGGTGCGTTGATGGAGGTGGAGAGATCGGGCTCCTCCTGAAATCCAAACACGATGAAATCGCCGGAGTTCCCGTCCAGCATACGGTCTTCGGACTTATCCCGGTCCTCGGATGAATAACTTTTGTAGAGGACCGTGAAATTCGCTTCCTTAGCGGCCTCGGCCAATTGACTTGTGAGGGTGCGGATATCGCCGTTGATCATATTCTTCTGCTCACTGACGAAAGTGGCTTTGAACGATTCGACGAAAAAGCCCATGCTCATCATCATGATGAGGCCGAGGACAAAGACCACCAGCATCATCTCCATGATGGTGAACCCTTGGCAGTGAATAGCTTTTCTGTTCCTCGTGATCATGGAATGGCAGATTCATTGAGGTCGGCGCGAATTCCTTTGAGCTCTCCGCGGATTCCACCTCGATTGGCTCCACGGAGTTTGGCTTCAAAGTTCACGGTGATCGAGTAGGAGTGGGAGCGGTTCTCGACCTCGTCGATGTTGATGTCAAACCAAGCCTGCATGACGATTTCACGGAGGTCTCCGGTGTTTGGATCCTCTTTGAGGTCGACCAAAACCTCGCGAAAATTGCTTCCGTCTGACTCTCCTGCGAGTTTCCGGTCGGGTCCGTCGAGGTAGATGGGATCGGCTTTCTCGATGTTGCCGACTTGCAGTGCGGAAATGCTCATCGTGGGGAGAGGGGTGCCAGAGGGGTCGGCGAGGGAGAGACGGATTTCACTGAGACTGAGTGATTTAATCTGCTCGAGATAGCCCTGCGCGATCGTGAAGACGGTGTTTCGAATGATGTTATTTTGGGCGATCTGCTGCGACTGGATCACTGCGCTTGTCAGGCCTAAGGCAAGCATCATGAAGATGACCATAGCGATCATCG is a genomic window containing:
- a CDS encoding pilus assembly FimT family protein — translated: MITRNRKAIHCQGFTIMEMMLVVFVLGLIMMMSMGFFVESFKATFVSEQKNMINGDIRTLTSQLAEAAKEANFTVLYKSYSSEDRDKSEDRMLDGNSGDFIVFGFQEEPDLSTSINAPIPIMRITGYYRAPMDPNDPTSEGPVRSFDTDQDFNYHASGAPLLSPIDPLNPPTLEKILEELYPEATIGNNREVVEMSEGLADKRLFYNFGKSTIMVNGKIIHGVDAKRVTDTYNFTISTRR
- a CDS encoding type IV pilus modification PilV family protein encodes the protein MKHRSNRRQGMSLIETMIAMVIFMMLALGLTSAVIQSQQIAQNNIIRNTVFTIAQGYLEQIKSLSLSEIRLSLADPSGTPLPTMSISALQVGNIEKADPIYLDGPDRKLAGESDGSNFREVLVDLKEDPNTGDLREIVMQAWFDINIDEVENRSHSYSITVNFEAKLRGANRGGIRGELKGIRADLNESAIP